ACACGGTGCAGAACTGCAGGGCAGTGGGCTGGGAGACTGACAGACTGTACTACCACCATGTCATCACACCCTCACAGCTAATGTTTAATAATAGGCACCCATCTGCCACACTTTCCCTCTTCCaccaacacacatgcatacaggGATCCATTATCTGCGGTGGTCACACATCACATGCATGCAAATACAGCAACCTGCAGTAAATAGATATATCCTCACTTCCAGTTAGGTACGTGGGCCTCGTAGTCCCAGTATTCCCGGCTCTTCAGCGTGTTGACGTCTGCGTACACACGGGACTTGCTACCGGCCACCGGACCCGGCATGGCGAGACCCGAGGCTCGGGCGCTGCTGTGGGACGTATGTCACGGAGATCTGCTGGGGTGGTGGGGATCACGGGCAGACTGgaattgctgtgtgtgtgtgtgtgtgtgtgggtgtgaagtGGAACAGGCCAGCCAGCTAGCTTCGCTCTGCAGCCAGgctgagagaagagagggggagagggggggagagaacCGGAGATTCCGCCCAGGGTTCGCCGCAGTCAGTGCGCGCCAAGCAGCGCTCCTTGGTCGGATTGTCAGAAGCAGCAGAGCCGGTGTCGGTGGGGCTCGGAAGGGGGCTGATGAGAGTCTGGGTGATAGTGCAGCAGAGGTTACACACAGGGACGGGGAGGCATCGGGGTGTTGAGGTAGAGAGGAAACGGACCCCTAAAaggccacagaggaggagagggggttGGTGATAATATCACGGGTTAAAACTCCGAAGCTCCTCTCTTTGTGGGCCCGAAATCCGAAACGTCAGGGGGGGGGACGAGTGGGCTTCCTGCGCTAGCCGATGGACGGTCGGGGTGGGGGGGTTGCCATCGGTGGTCCAGTGTAAGCTATCAATCAACTGTTGATGTGACTGATCGGTAGCGGGAGGTCGACcggagggagaggggggtggagcagcagagagatcGATgttgttagctaatgttagccagcgATGCTACTTCAGCGCGGAGATGTCGCACCGACGGGGAGCGCTCGGCGCCGTGCACCACCATCGGCGGAGCCCGCGTCATGTGAGACCGGCTGTGCGGGGAAGCAGCGCCTCAGTGGCCCGGTACCAGACGCCGACAGAGGGCCCGGGATTCGGGGGTTTCTTGTACAGCCGCAGACCTCCCCGGTCGAAAGCGCAGGGAAGGAAGGCGGATTGCGATTGAAGAGGAGCGAGAGAGCCGCCCGGATGTGAAAGCAGCTGGCTGCCggggtgaagaggaggaatgTGTCGTTCCACCGAGCGGCCGGGACACAGCGCCCTCTAGTGACGAGGGTGTGGTAGAGGGGCAGAAGTAGCTTAATgttacactgttttttattcgtatatttaatttaatttatttatttaattttgacatgacatggagaaaaataaataataatggacagcattaattattattattttttttaataaaaaaaagaattaatgCCCCTCACCTGCCTTCTCCCACAGGCAGGTGAGGGGAGGGGTATTTGGTTGCAATCTGCTCATCagatcctacacactggacctttaagtgtttaaacaatattaaaaactACTGACTGGACAGTTGGGGAAGGGTATTAGCAGCACAGCATCTTGCCTCTTCCTGAGACATCAGCTACtgtgaaaagtaactaagtatatttgcTATAGTAGaccactgtaaaaaataaatcttttgaGGTACCTGAGTAAGCGATTTCCAACTCAACTCCACAACATCTTCATATGGAAagattgtacttttactccccTACATTTACTTGACTTAACAGTTAGGGGTTTCTTTTTCATATATGACGActttttttatacaaaatatTACATAGTTTCATGAATATGATGTATTTCTTCACTACCCACtacaaaaatcataatcacacATTAATGCACcagcaataataaatatatgaagGGGCAGGCCATCTTCCATGAGTCATTTTCTGATAAttgcaatacattttttaacatgatGTTTCCAATAGACATAAAAATGTGAAGACTGCAAACTATGTGAGCTATGGCTAATGGCTTCATCTGTAACACTTAATCAACAAAGGACAAGTCAGAGACAACACCTGTCTAATCAGACGTTTTGCGGTTGTATTTTATCTACATTTAAAATTATCTTGGCAGTACTGACACTGACAAAGAACTGAATGAATGTGGTCTGCTAGAATACAACTTTTCAAGAAATTAAGTAAATATTCTAGAAATTAAAAAAGCCACCAATTAAGAACACCTCTCATAAATCAGAATGTCTCTCTGTTGATTTCCTGCTTAAAATAATCTCTTGACTCGTGTAAgtttataaatgaaaaaatgtttatttgttagTGCTGTGTAATTGAATGCTACATACATACAGATAATCTTAGCATGAATGTACATGTACTGTACGTCGCCacaaagttttttcttttctttttttcaacatcATTCACATAAACTACAGTACAATTTGAAAAAGCTATAGGAGGGAACAGtgctgtgaggaggagggtTAGCACCAGTTCCCAGGGACAGAACACAGGAACTAACACAGCAAGCATGCAGAGGGCGAGAGACACCAGGGTCTGACAGGTTTATTTATTGGAACTGAACAAGGCAAGAGGAGGGTGGGTAAGTGAACTTAACTAAATTTTCCCATTGAAACCATCAGTCAAAACACAGAAGGAtggatttatttagtttgtgctTATACAGGAtactttcctctcctttccatGACTGCTTGTTAGACACgggaaggttttttttataaaccCAGAATTAATCAAGACGTAACAAGCACAGCTCTCCCTGGCACTGAATGTTTTACACACCTGAACAGTACTACATGACACAGAGGACAAACGCATGACCAGGCAGTCATCCTCATAATACTAATACCTAAACCAGTGCTGCCGGGGCTGGGATTATTCTTAGGCTTTGAACATACACTTGTATTagattaatattatttttaaaaagtatttgagGTCTTTGTCCTGCACCTGGAGTGACTATCTCTCATTGTGCACatctgatgatgtgatgtgtcagCACCAATTTACAAGTCAAAAGTCATCAATCACATGTAATTCTTGGCAAATATGAACCCACCCTTACTGATTTCTGACGTGTTTTGATGAAGTTATTCAAATAATACATCACCACCAACATAATTCTTTGTGTAGAGGTCGTTTCTTGTGCAATTTGGCCTCAGAAACAATTCTACAttgtaaaaactgttaaaaaatagggatagaccgattatcTGGGGCCGATActgagcatttttctgattatcagtatcagtgtttttttggtgTCCGATTGCTGATcaaatcatttaatttaaaaatgcaatacttTGGCCCTGATGCAGCATCCTTCTTCAGTAGTCACCTTTGTGGCCTCGCTAAATGTcacgcccacaacactatctgattggttacattccatcactggttattctaaaGTTTCATCaagattttaattttcactgcaAATGTGTGGGCTCCAAATATCCAAATCGGTCTCCCTGATCACCACTAATCGGTATCTGTACCAGCCCGGTCGATCCCTATTAAAAAATACAGCCAGTCTTATCAAAAACCTACTCCAAGGCCCTGGTCTCTCCCTCAAGGAATATAGATATTCATATCAATTTAAagaatattcataaaaaaataaaatgaacaaatgtgaaaaacatacagtacttcAATACTTTAAGTTGTTGTTCTCAAAGTCTTATAATGCCagattcagaaaataaaaataaaaatgtgatggCTGATAGAACCAACCATCTGACCTCGCATGATGAAGgataagagagagaaagcaagcaGGGAGGCACCGTGGCCTCATTTTAAGgctaaaacaaaaaccaaagaaTTTTGTGCcagaataaaaattaaaaaaaagttacttcCGTCTCCTTGGCCTCCTCTGTTTGTATTCAATACTGCACTCAAACCATGAATCAACAGTgagagaaggggaggggagagagggagacggcTCCCCAGATGAACAGAACAAGAAACGGTGGCGATCACAGCTGAAATGTAAACCAACTTGTGTTCCAGACTTCTTAAGCGCAACAAGAATCTCATAGCAttcaaagaggaggagggtgtcaTTCACTCTGACGGACACGACGTCAACATTAACGCAACATGTAACaggaaaaacaatattaatatttcttTGAAAACATGGAAAATATTCAACACAAAGTGCAGGTTCATCCCGCAAAAACAGATCACACAGACCAGTAAGGTtagtaaaatttaaaaaaaggcgCAGGTCTGTTGAAACATTTCTAATACAATTCTCTACAGTCTGAATTTCCCTGTTTGACAGAatactgtttacattcacacactcagactcacacacatgcagggggCTCTTTGAGATTCCCTGCGACATACCGATACAATCACTACATGgactacaaaaacaacaaagagcatttgtcaaaacatttcacatgGTAAAAAGTAGCAAGAATACAAaaacagttcttacatattgtttttaagaaaagacACGTTCAGACATTTCCAACTCATCTCATACAACCACAGTATGTACAGGCTGAGAAAGGATGTGAAATGTTTAAACGAGGATGTTTTCAGGACACATTAGTCGAACAGCACTGACCTCTGCAGGAATATGACAAGTATATTAGtgtgaaatatatatttctatatactTAAATGTGAGAATGGTATCAATCATCAGGGATTTTATTGGTTAACTTCAGCTGGTTGGTTAGTCTGCACACCTTTGGGACTGGGTGCTGCTTCATACTGGTGTTGGTACAAACAGGTGTAGCCATAAACACCATGgcccacacatacactcacagaTACTTTATCATCAGAATTATTTCACTATAAGACAATAAATCCTGAAACTCCCCCAGCAGTGTTTCCCTTCACATATGTTGAGGAGCTTACTGGCCATTTCTTAAATAATAAGTGTAAACATATTAAAACTTTGAGGGATGTGGAAGTGGGCGGTTGGGTCAATAGACTGTTTCTGTATTACTGTGGGGAGATGAAAACCAAACGTGTCTGAAGTCATCTTTCACCTGACCAAAGACAAATGAATCAGAGTGCATGTGTTAGTCAAACTTTCCAGCCTACTGATGCTAAACAGAAACAGGctgagacaggaagaggaggacgcaGAAAGAAATGGGAAgaatgagggagggagagactgAAGAGCggggaagagggggagagaaaactAGGTAATGATCCCCCTCTAGTGGATACTATTGTCGACAGGTTCTGTTACTCCCcaaactattaaaaaaataaagacattttttgagGAGAGGAAATTTGGGACAATCTAAGTATTTTCTAGATTAACCTGTGTTACGTTACCTGTTTCTGTGTAACTTCTGACACTGCTAACATCAATCTGAGCATGGGGCTGAGAAAAAGGGGGAGAGGAcaggtgagaagaaaaagaggtgGAACAGAAAGGAAAgtgcaggaagaaaaaaaggcctCCTCACAATTTTATGGAATGACAGGGACATGGAGTATAGAGGGGCAGTTGAGAAAAGCAAAAATACTTTATGTATCACTGGTGGGAATGAGTGCATCAATAATAGCCTGGAGTGTCCTGTTAATGCGATGATAGTTAGGCTGAATAAATAGCCtaaaagagacaaacaagaAGAGAGGGGAGCGTCTGTTGAGGGGAAATAGTCTCAAGGATTTATAAGCACTGGGGCACAGGGTAACCCCCtccatcagctgtgtgctgcaCCGTATGATCCTGTAAAGAGCCCAAGTCACTGAACCGCTCGCCGCACCAAACACACTTGAACTGGCCCTCTCTGGAGTGCGTGCTCTGGTGTTTGGTCAGGTGCTCGCGCTGTTTGAAGCCCTTGTTGCAGTGGCCACATTCGTACGGTTTCTCCCCTGTATGTACACGCCGGTGTCGGTTCAGGTCTGACGAGTATTTAAAACGTTTCTCACAGTCAGGACACTTCAGCGGCTTTTCTCGAGACGGGTCGCAGCGGTGCTGGACAAATTCCGAAGAGGACAGGAAGCGCCGGTCACAGAGCGAGCACTTGAGGGGCTTCTCTTGGCAGTGAGAGTTTTGATGACGCTGTAACGTGGAGCTCTTCTTGTAGCCCTTGCCACAAACGTCACACTTGTACGGCTTGTCGGGCGAGGTGTTGGACGTCTCGCCACACTTGTGTCTGAGCAGCTCTCCTGACTGGCTGAACTCCTTCTGGCATGAGGCGCACTTGAACAGGTTGTCCATGCCGTGGACATGCTGGTGGTAGAGGAGGTGAGAGGGCTGCATGAAGCCCTTGTCACACAGATTGCATTTGAACGGCCGGTCAGTAGGGtctttgtgtgtgcgtctgtgtcgCACCAGTGCATATTGCTGCTTGAAGCTCATCTGACACTCGTCACAGTGGAAGGGACGCTCCTCTGAGTGCGTGCGCTCGTGTTGGCGAAGGTCAGACGGCCGCTTGAACCCCTTACCGCATGTGGCACAGCGGAATGGGCGGGAACCCTGCGGGTGGCAAGGGTGGTGAAGGAGCTCTGATGACTCTTTGAAGTGCAGCTCACATAAGTTGCATTTGAACAAGTGCTCACCAGAGTGCACATACATGTGGCGCACGAGGTGGGAGCGGTGCTTGAAACTCTTTTCACAAACAGCACACTTGAACGGGCGTTCACTGCTGTGTGTTCGCTGGTGGTGCTGCAGGTGTGACGACTGGCTGAAGGCCTTGTCACAGGTGTCACATTTGAAGGGTTTCTCTCCCGTGTGCACCCTCTCATGCCGTGTGAGTTCTGACAGGTGTTTGAAGCCTTTCTGGCAGACAGAGCATTTGTAGGGCCGGTCTCGGGCTGAGGGAAAGGGGAGAATGgatgagctgctgctggctgacGCCCCGTCACTGCTGGGCTGCTGGGGATTATTTGAGTTGGGTGTGTTGTTGCCAGAAGAACCGGGGCGATAGGTCTTCTCACATATTGAACACTTCATTGGGTTGTTGCTGTTATGGGAAGTGTGGTGCTGTGCTAAAGAGGTAAGTAAGGAGAAACCCATCTTACACACCCCACACACAAACGGCTTCTGCTCCACCTGAACACACTGATGTTCTAGCAAGTCTGTCGCCTGGTGAAAAATCTTCATGCACTGTGTGCACTGGAATGACCTGTCTTGACTAACCATGCACTGGTGCTCATGTGGGTTGGCCAGGTGAGAGATATCATGTCCACATGCCCCACATTTGTGTCCTCCCTCTGCCCCTACCTGCAGGGAGGTCTGCTGGGCCTGAGCAGGGTGCTGTTGCTGACTGTGCTGcccagctctgtgctgctgactCCCGCCATGTTGCTGTCCGTGTTGGCTGTGCTGTCCATGCTGGGTCTGCTGCTGTAAAGACGTAGCATCTGGCTGCAGTACGATGCCATACACAGCACAGCCCAATGCGCTCTCAGCTCCTGAGGGGAGGGTGTGGACAACTTGAGGTGGAGCGACTGCATGCTGCTGCCAGGCCTCTGACATGCGGGCTCGGGTGTAGGGATTCAGTTTGGCAGCTGGTGTGGCCCaactgcagtaaaaaaaaaaaaaaaaaagaaaaaaaaaaggtaaatggGATTAAATAATGTGCCAAAGGCTTCAGAGTGTGCTAGGATAACAGGACAAGAAACTCACTCCATTTCAGCGACTGGCACCGATGAACAGGCAAGAGTGCTCAGTGATGCGGCTGTGACGGAGGATTCAACGTCAGGAATCCCCTACTTTCACTTTATTCTGAGTCTTCAGGTGGTATCTGCATGAAAGACAATTAAAATACCAATGGTCAGAAAGAGATTACTCATTAACAACAGTGTCTTTGGGTTTAAGTTAAGGACTCCACCAGTATGTCACATCTCAAACATCCAATAATACAACAGACAGAACACCCTGGctgaaaaaagtatttgtgttgcttttcaAAGACTGAATGTATAAAGATTCACACTTGCTCCATCAGCTTGAACAGCCAGTTTTGTTCCCTCTGTGTAAActaaacagaaacaggaagacaTTAAGAAAATGAAGATAAGTAATATAGTAGGCATGTTGCCATGTTTACAACAGCTGAGTGCCAGACTTTGTATTCAGCCTCTCAAACAGGATGTCTGAGCAGGTTTTTTTCTGACAGGTGGTAAAACGTAGGTGACAGCAGGACGTGTTTACATCAGTCTTATTTACCATCCTAAAAgcacagaggacaggaggaatCAGAACATTTTTACAATAGTTTATACTGTATTTTGGCTTTCCTAAAATCACCCCAGTGCTATGAAACGTAATCATAATCAACTCGAAAATGTGCAACATCTGTGATCGCACAAACGCACAGCAAGTGAGCACTCACTATACACACTTGGACACGACCAATTAGCGCTAGGTcgtatatttatatttttattacacTGGTTATGTAGTCCCACCCCTGTCTATGCAGAAATCCAAATGCTGAACGATTCGCGGTTAAAAAAGTGGAAGGCAGCGTCTGCGCATCATAACGTTTTTCGTCTCCAGGCAAAGATCACTGTAATCAAGATAGGATAGCTGGCTAGCCTAGCCGCTTGCTAACGCAGCCACAGAGGCGCAGGAgatagctaacgttagcaagctAGCCACGGGAAAATAATAGCCTAGTAGCAACCGCTGCGGCGACGCGTTTGTTAGTGAGTGGTGCATGTAAACAGTGATGAGATATTTCGTATTTACATACCCGGAGAGTCCATTCAAGCCTACTGAGTATTGCCGATATAATGCCAGCCTGTAGCAGCTTAGCTGTTCCCCCGAATAGCGTTAGGTTCCTTCTTCACATCCGCAAACGGTGCTCGGATGCTCTCTTGTTCGGGCGCTGTGGCTCCGGGGGCCGAAATAATTGGGATTCGCGGGTCATTAAAATGGTCAAATTACTCCCGCAATTTCCCAAATCACCCCATAAACGCTTTCGTTTcacatatacatttatttggCTCCTAGGGCATCCTCTCAGCTGGCGAAAAGATATTCATTTTGTTATGAATTGCTAGCTAGCTATCGGCTAGCTTCTGAGCCTCTGCCCGCGCACGGGAACATGAATAAACCAAGAGTTAATTGGCATGCtcacaacacacgcacacacacatacacaaacacacacatgtgtgaTAGCTTAAATGAAGCACTCctgcaaatgtaaataaaatcacCACATCCAATGCTGTCATCCTAACgacttaaataaatgtattaggGACTGGTTATAAGTCGATATTATGTGTATACAAATAATGGCATCTTACTCCAGTTTCAGCTTGAACCTGTCACCTCTTTAAAATGTTctcataaaataaatacattattgacaaatgaagaaatatcagtgattttttttatgccgaGCACATCaaagtaaacagaaaaaaatattgcattGTATTCATATTGTAGCCAGCCTCTGAAGGCGGAACTAATTAGAGACTGGACTGTGTTTCACTGGGACCTAAATTAGCGTTACAACAGGTTGTTTACACCGGAAGCTGAGCGGAAGATACGCTGGCTGACAGGTGGAAGTCACTTGAAAACACGTTTGCAAGCCGAATAAACATGTTTCCTTCCGCTGTAGTCTAAAACAGTGTGTTAATCACTTAGTTTTATAGTTAAATAACATGTATACAtaatgtttggtttgtcctgACACATCACATAACGTTACTTCGGGATGTTGGTCGGCTACAGCAGCAGCTCGGAGGAGGAAAGTGAAGCGGCGACTGCTCAAAACAAAAGCTGCTCTCGACAGTGccgagaggaagatgatggtgaGGGTGACTGCCCAGCGAGGAAGAAAGCTAAAACTGAGGAACAAGTTCCTAAAACGAGGTATGTGGAGAGTTGTGTGGTGTCTTTCTGTAGGCTGAGTATTATAGCGTGATTTACCAGACTGTATGAGGAAAGAGGATGACAAGGGAAacttagtttgtttattcatttacttcTGATGATGGCCACCACCACCCTGGATGATAAACATAttgaaactgtatttttaagGTCATTGTTTAACATGAGGTTTTCAACAATGCAGTTATTGAGTGAAACATGACAGATGAAATGAAGCGAGCGCTCATTGATCTGTTTCCAGCAGGTTACCCCTTCCTGGTTGCCTTTTGACCATGTTTCCAGAGGATGTGGACTCTCAGGCTGAAGACAACAGTCTTCATGGCGGACGCATCCGCTCCTTCAAACACGAGAGAGGCAACTGGGCCACCTATGTTTACTTGCCATGTAAGATCTGTACACTTGACTGTGGTTGATTGATCATCAGCAAAAGTCACATCCTCGCCCATAGTACCTCTGGAACCTCTAATttggtttctctcctgtctcctctccacaTCAGACCACCCTGAGGAGGAGTTCAGGGAGCTGTTGGAGgagctgctctcagtagcgAGGGCCCACGGTGTGGCTATGAGCTCGCAGGAGGAGTTCCACCTCAGCCTGTCTCAGACTGTGGTGCTGAGACACCACTGGATCCAGCCCTTCACACAGAGCCTCCGAGCAGGCCTGGTGCACTGCAAGAGGTTTGCCATTACTAAAGACACATTCACAGGATGATTCAGTCCCCTTTTATAAGAGCTTATATTTTCTTATGCTTTGTACATTCTTTGTGCTTTACACCAGTGTTAGCTATTGAGTTTGCAAGGCATCTACAGTATATTCGGAAAATAATTTGTAGGACATGTCATTTAATTGCACAAGCAGCccttaatacaaaatatatttaaaaatggttGTGctgatgaaattaaaaaaaaacccatagcACAAAAAACAAGGTCAGAAAGGAAgtcaaaaatgaaattaaacaatGAAGAGTAATTCAAAATGATCATAAATATAATAGCTCTCTATTAATAACTGTCTCAAGGTGAGGTGAATAAAGTTGCATTCAAGCAGCATCCTTAGCATCACTTGCCTCAAGTAGTAGTAAGTATAAAGTTGGAGAAAAGACATGCAAATGGCACAAGAAGCtgattaatgtttattttcttgttgaTAGGTTTGTGTGCTCAGCGGGGAGACTGAGGGTCTACTGTAACGCTGAGAGAACAAGGTACAGTAAAGGTCTTTAATTGTCTCGGTCATAGTccagatatacagtatgactTGGTCACCAGCCAAGATTTCATAAACAAAAATTATCTGGCTGTTGGCAAAAAGTTGATTAACGTGCcacagatacattttcattatttggcAATGgccaaatgatgaaaaataattgAAGACCATTTATATGTGTATCTGACTGGTCTGCTTTCCTAATTTGTGTTAATTTCCCGAGAATCACTTCTTCATATCTCACTGGCTgtactgtttgtgtctgtctgatgtctCCTGCAGGACGTTTCTGGGGATGGAAGTGTGTACTGGGCATGCTCAGTTGTTGAACCTGGTCCAGGCAGTagacaaaacaatgacagagTTTCGCCTGGACACTTTTTATAAGGTTGATGATTTTATCATGTGATTCATTTGTTACTCTAAAGTCTGAATTAGTCTTTTACAGTGAATACAGTGAATGTGCTAAATTAGTGAATGGGATGATCAAAATTGCCATTTAACTAACAGGACAGGTGTGTTTTCACGTTAAAATACAGTGTTTAGTACAATGTATTGTTGAAAGAATTATCAGCTAATGATTGTTAATATTTGTTACATCTTCAGGGAACagtccacccaaaaatgaaaatttagtcattatctactgacCCCCATGCcaatgaaaagtcaggtgaagtttcgtagtctgcaaaacatttctgttcaaACGGTGTTAGAgtattctcctgaacaactgcaatagatggggacttgttttaaaaggtaaaaaacaaccaaatagataaataaaatggcCCCATACTGCTCATCtgacataatccaagtctcgGGAAGCCCTGAGATTCCAAAGttatttgaaaagacatcattTATACCCTTGTAGATGTCGAAATCTTCACTTTAACTGCAAAACTAAAAGCGTTGGCAAACCAAATCATGTCTGAAGTA
This sequence is a window from Pagrus major chromosome 8, Pma_NU_1.0. Protein-coding genes within it:
- the znf319b gene encoding uncharacterized protein znf319b, yielding MDWATPAAKLNPYTRARMSEAWQQHAVAPPQVVHTLPSGAESALGCAVYGIVLQPDATSLQQQTQHGQHSQHGQQHGGSQQHRAGQHSQQQHPAQAQQTSLQVGAEGGHKCGACGHDISHLANPHEHQCMVSQDRSFQCTQCMKIFHQATDLLEHQCVQVEQKPFVCGVCKMGFSLLTSLAQHHTSHNSNNPMKCSICEKTYRPGSSGNNTPNSNNPQQPSSDGASASSSSSILPFPSARDRPYKCSVCQKGFKHLSELTRHERVHTGEKPFKCDTCDKAFSQSSHLQHHQRTHSSERPFKCAVCEKSFKHRSHLVRHMYVHSGEHLFKCNLCELHFKESSELLHHPCHPQGSRPFRCATCGKGFKRPSDLRQHERTHSEERPFHCDECQMSFKQQYALVRHRRTHKDPTDRPFKCNLCDKGFMQPSHLLYHQHVHGMDNLFKCASCQKEFSQSGELLRHKCGETSNTSPDKPYKCDVCGKGYKKSSTLQRHQNSHCQEKPLKCSLCDRRFLSSSEFVQHRCDPSREKPLKCPDCEKRFKYSSDLNRHRRVHTGEKPYECGHCNKGFKQREHLTKHQSTHSREGQFKCVWCGERFSDLGSLQDHTVQHTADGGGYPVPQCL
- the usb1 gene encoding U6 snRNA phosphodiesterase 1 isoform X1 — translated: MLVGYSSSSEEESEAATAQNKSCSRQCREEDDGEGDCPARKKAKTEEQVPKTSRLPLPGCLLTMFPEDVDSQAEDNSLHGGRIRSFKHERGNWATYVYLPYHPEEEFRELLEELLSVARAHGVAMSSQEEFHLSLSQTVVLRHHWIQPFTQSLRAGLVHCKRFVCSAGRLRVYCNAERTRTFLGMEVCTGHAQLLNLVQAVDKTMTEFRLDTFYKDPSFHVSLAWCVGDMTGQMEECIQELQSVVDEHEEGPFLLRLDGVELRCRTGNKTFRFPLEQ
- the usb1 gene encoding U6 snRNA phosphodiesterase 1 isoform X2, whose product is MLVGYSSSSEEESEAATAQNKSCSRQCREEDDGEGDCPARKKAKTEEQVPKTRLPLPGCLLTMFPEDVDSQAEDNSLHGGRIRSFKHERGNWATYVYLPYHPEEEFRELLEELLSVARAHGVAMSSQEEFHLSLSQTVVLRHHWIQPFTQSLRAGLVHCKRFVCSAGRLRVYCNAERTRTFLGMEVCTGHAQLLNLVQAVDKTMTEFRLDTFYKDPSFHVSLAWCVGDMTGQMEECIQELQSVVDEHEEGPFLLRLDGVELRCRTGNKTFRFPLEQ